One part of the Aspergillus luchuensis IFO 4308 DNA, chromosome 5, nearly complete sequence genome encodes these proteins:
- a CDS encoding DUF3140 domain-containing protein (COG:S;~EggNog:ENOG410PRQD;~InterPro:IPR021487;~PFAM:PF11338), with product MVKSKDTVIDEFNSLVNMTPNELRDWLKGTQSQSSGWTNESSSSGETIGHESGRKIVSILEHNPSKDPSGYSDEDVDHMRKVVSYCKRHLAQEETAKQNTDSKSYKSLKNWGHDPLKG from the exons ATGGTCAAATCCAAAGACACCGTCATCGA CGAATTCAACTCCCTCGTCAACATGACGCCCAACGAACTCCGCGACTGGCTCAAAGGCACCCAATCACAGTCCTCGGGCTGGACGAACGAGTCGTCCTCGTCGGGGGAGACGATTGGACATGAAAG CGGCCGCAAAATCGTCTCCATCCTGGAACACAACCCGTCCAAGGATCCATCCGGGTACTCGGACGAAGACGTCGATCATATGCGAAAGGTAGTGTCGTATTGTAAACGGCATTTGGCGCAGGAGGAGACGGCGAAGCAGAATACGGATAGTAAGAGTTATAAGTCGTTGAAGAATTGGGGGCATGATCCGTTGAAGGgataa
- a CDS encoding uncharacterized protein (COG:I;~EggNog:ENOG410Q2UN;~InterPro:IPR016035,IPR002641;~PFAM:PF01734;~go_process: GO:0006629 - lipid metabolic process [Evidence IEA]) has product MVRNISLLSLDGGGVRGLSSLYILKHIMESIDPENTPKPCEYFDLIGGSGSGGLIAIMLGRLEMDIDQCINAYKRLSNHVFARKRLLPVGGNLRRQSKYDGRRIETAMKAILHELGYEDDILLREPASSCKVYVCVTDDGSKRNLAPLTSYPSKYCSNELYKTAKVWQAGRACFSTEQLFDPVPIGPSGRRFYNSNTDANNPVREVWIEARGIWPSGSLDAQIRCMVSIGTGVPSIKRSSKAMFGLLKSSRTDSIDTEVDMNKFLREHTELDDENRLFRFDVPNGLADISLDGIDEIDTIVDATEEYLAKEPVYKQIQKCGRALSAGP; this is encoded by the exons ATGGTGAGGAACATCAGTCTCCTCAGCCTCGATGGCGGGGGTGTCCGCGGATTATCCTCCCTTTACATTCTGAAGCATATCATGGAATCCATCGATCCTGAAAACACACCAAAGCCATGCGAGTACTTCGATTTGATAGGAGGCTCGGGATCCGGCGG GTTGATAGCCATTATGCTTGGTCGATTGGAGATGGATATTGATCAGTGCATCAACGCATATAAGCGGCTGTCAAATCACGTATTTGCTCGAAAGCGACTACTGCCAGTGGGAGGCAACTTGCGCCGACAATCGAAATATGACGGTCGCAGGATCGAAACTGCCATGAAGGCGATTCTTCATGAGCTTGGCTACGAAGATGACATACTCCTTAGAGAGCCAGCGTCTTCCTGCAAAGT CTACGTTTGCGTGACCGACGACGGTTCAAAACGAAATCTAGCACCCTTGACAAGCTATCCGAGCAAGTACTGCTCCAACGAGCTGTACAAGACCGCCAAAGTATGGCAGGCTGGCAGAGCATGCTTCTCCACCGAGCAGCTCTTCGATCCCGTCCCCATCGGACCAAGCGGACGGCGATTctacaacagcaacacagaCGCTAACAATCCGGTGCGAGAAGTCTGGATAGAGGCGAGAGGCATATGGCCATCCGGCTCATTGGATGCCCAGATACGATGCATGGTGTCCATCGGTACCGGTGTTCCTTCGATCAAGAGATCCAGCAAAGCGATGTTCGGCTTATTGAAGTCATCGCGCACTGATTCCATCGACACCGAGGTGGACATGAACAAATTCCTCCGAGAGCATACGGAACTGGATGACGAAAATCGTCTATTCCGATTCGATGTACCCAACGGATTAGCGGATATCTCTCTCGATGGCATTGATGAAATCGACACGATCGTGGATGCTACCGAGGAATATCTCGCCAAGGAGCCGGTCTACAAGCAGATACAGAAATGCGGTAGAGCTCTCAGTGCAGGCCCTTGA
- a CDS encoding SDR family oxidoreductase (COG:Q;~EggNog:ENOG410PKZK;~InterPro:IPR002347,IPR036291,IPR020904;~PFAM:PF00106,PF13561,PF08659;~go_function: GO:0016491 - oxidoreductase activity [Evidence IEA];~go_process: GO:0055114 - oxidation-reduction process [Evidence IEA]), which yields MVLSKPENKHVLKAFDLTGKVAAITGGARGIGLEVSRALAEAGANVALIYNSSRAAEAIAEEIGTQNNVKSAAYKADVGNQEDIERVIQQIASDFGKLDIIVVNSGVTSNIAAEDYTTEQWRDIMKVNLDGAFYSAQAASRIFKQQGHGNVIFTASVSATLVNVPQKQAAYNASKAGVVQMAKCLSVEWVDFCRVNCVSPGFIATEILDIHPLEWREKWNDMVPAKRMADAYELKGAYVFCASDASSYMTGANLVIDGGYTLP from the exons ATGGTTCTTTCTAAGCCCGAGAACAAGCACGTCCTGAAGGCCTTCGACCTCACCGGCAAGGTTGCTGCCATTACAG GCGGCGCCCGGGGTATTGGACTTGAGGTTTCGAGGGCCCTCGCAGAAGCTGGTGCCAAT GTGGCCCTGATCTACAACTCTTCTAGAGCGGCAGAGGCCATTGCCGAAGAGATCGGTACCCAGAATAACGTGAAATCAGCTGCCTATAAGGCGGATGTTGGAAATCAGGAGGATATCGAAAGGGTAATCCAACAGATCGCTTCAGACTTTGGCAAGCTCGATATTATCGTCGTGAACTCGGGAGTCACTTCCAATATCGCGGCGGAAGACTACACCACGGAACAATGGCGTGACATCATGAAAGTGAATCTAGATGGCGCGTTTTATAGCGCGCAGGCGGCTTCTCGGATCTTCAAGCAACAAGGACATGGGAATGTCATCTTCACGGCCTCTGTCAGTGCAACATTGGTGAATGTGCCTCAGAAGCAAGCAGCG TACAATGCCTCCAAAGCCGGGGTCGTGCAGATGGCAAAATGTCTGTCTGTTGAGTGGGTGGACTTTTGCCGAGTCAACTGCGTTTCCCCGGGGTTCATAGCCACAGAAATCCTCGATATCCACCCTCTGGAATGGCGCGAGAAATGGAACGACATGGTGCCGGCTAAGCGAATGGCTGATGCCTATGAACTCAAAGGG GCCTATGTGTTTTGCGCTTCCGATGCCTCGAGCTATATGACTGGAGCCAACCTCGTGATTGATGGCGGCTACACGCTGCCTTAG